The sequence CGTGACATTGAAAAATTGCGCCTTCACCAGATCGTGGGCCGATGAGTCGCTTCCCACGCAGTCACCGTGATGGAACTCGGTGACCCGGTGCGACGAGAGGTATTCCGCCAGGGCTTCCTTCTGGTCGAAGGAGAGCACCGACCTGCGGGTGCCGGTAAATCCGATTTTCATTGCGTACCCCGGTGTGTGATGCGATGTATATGTTCAATATAGGGCCATCGGATGAGGAAAGGTAGCCCTTCAGGGTTTACCTTGGGCGGGTGAGAGGAAGGGAGGGTTGAAGCTAAACAAATTCCCGGGATACTCTGGCGCAACAGCCGCTCGAGCATAAGACTCGTAAAATCACAAGAACACGCCGGAAGGTTCAGGATAAGCATTATTGTCGCGGCACCTTGTTGGCATGCCGGACATCAATACCCCCACTCCTCATGCCGCACCGGCAGCCTGTTCAGCTGGTCCCGGAGGTACTTCCACTTCGGCTTATTCTAAATTTGAATGATGCCACTATAAATTCTTGTGATTGGTCATCATGGTCAAAAAAATTTGGAATTTATGTTATATATAAAGAAACAGAAGTATTTTATATTGGACGTGCATTAAAAGATAAATCATTCGGAGAAAGAATTGCATCTCATATGGGGAAAAAAATGAATGGATGTCTGTTTTTAAAGATAATTATTCATGGCTCATTCTATATCCATTTGATGAACAAGATGATTATTGGTCGGCAAGTTTAGAAATATTTTTATATGATAAGTTCGAACCCACTTTAAATATTAAGAGAGGATAATTTTATGAATAGTTTAAAAACGAATATGTGTTTCTTTTTCATTTTTTGCTTTGTTTATGTTTATTCGCTAAATCATTAAATTTAAGTATCTATTCAGCACACGCAGGCATAAAAGGCCTGTTTTCGAAGAGACCCTGCAATGCATCGAGGACATTTTCGTTATGTTTCTTCGCTGTTGATATATAGCCTCGTATCCGGGCGAAAAACATACCGCCCTCAATGCTTCTGAAGCAACCTGATATTTTCTGTTACACCTTCACCATTCTCAGATCCCTCTCGGCCTGGTTGTTATCGAACGGTATTGAAAAGTCTCGAACGAATCCAAGAATGCCGACTTTATAATCCCTCAGGCGCTCAAGAAGATTTCGCGGTTTTGATTTTTTCTTCCTGCCCCGCCGGGGAGGACCTTCGCTTTTCTGTGGATTACATCGGAATCCTTTCAATAGTATCCGGTCGTATTCATCCTCAATCATATTGGTCGTGACTTCGTTCAACCGCACCGACCGCGTATCGACTTTTTTCTTGGCCCGCACCAGTAAATTAATCATTTCCAGCGGCCATTTTTGTCCGAAATCCTCATGAATGGCCGTCAATTCCCGTAAAATATGGGCGTTGCAAAATACATGATCGCATTCATATGAAAGATAAGAACTCCAGAAATCATGCATCAGAAGACCGTGATAGGTGGGGATAATCCCCATCTCCTCTATCGCTTCTTTCCCGCGTTTCGCATGGAAACCGAAATAGGTGAACCTCTCATTCGACAACACATGCAGCCAATTCAACGAACCGCTTCGAAATGCACCCGTTTCATCGGCATGCAGGAGAGGTTGTTTTTTCAAGAGGGCTTTAATCGCCTCCTCCGGCTTCTCTCCCGCTTCATACGCCTGGCGATTGGTGTTATATATTGTACCGGTGCTGATCCTAATGCCGAAAAGGTCCTTCACCAACTCGGCAGTCCGCTCATAGGGGATAAGCTGATACTGGCTCAAATAGGCGATGAATCCCTTTATCCTGCTCCCGTACCGTGCCGGCAGGCCGGTTCATGATACTGAGTCTTGCCGCGGACATAAAGGGAGCGGGCTTCATCAGCTCGATCTCGTTCAAGTTCAATGGATACCATGCCTCAACATTCAGGGAAAAGCTCCGTGTTCTGCATACGCCGATGAGACTGAATGGACTTTATATGCAGTACGTATGGCACAGCGGGAGGGCCATGTAAAGCAAAAACTGGTGGACAGGGGCCTTTCATTGCGAGGGACTTGTTTCATGTGTGAACTTCCGAGAATATGCCGTATGTCGGTAGGAATCGTGCCCTGGGGAGAGAGTATTTTCCTTGATATTAAACGGTTTCCGGTATTGGGCTTTTTGACCGGGAAGCAGTGACTTTTCCGTGAAGGACGCTTCCGATATCAGCCGTTGTGTCCCGGAATTTTTTAATGGAAGGCGACGAAGCTTGCTTTATATTTAAGAAAATACTATAATTGATGAATTTCATTGATAAAAGTAACAAATAGAATAAACGCACTATCCCTTATGATTTCATTGGTTTTTTTGTTTTCGGCGAATACCTTAAGGGCGGATGACCTCTTTACCGGCGATATCTATCTCGCCGGGACCAACAAGGGCCAGCTGATTTTTATTCAGAAAAACAGCGTCCTGAAAAACGGCGATCAGGTGATACTGAGACATACCTACACCAGGCCGAACGGGGACCTGGCGGTCCAGGAGGATGTAATCTTTGAAAAGGACAGCTTCGTAAAGTATCTGGTCGAATTCGATCAATCAGACTGCGGTTGTTTCCTCGACAGGAAGGGGAACAAACTTCTCTTCGGCTTCACCAGGGGTGATACAAGTAAAAAGGGCGAGGCAAACTACACATCCAATCTTGTTATGGGGCCAACGCTTACCCGTTTTGTACACGGAAACTGGAAGGGCCTGGTGCAGGGAGAAACGGTTTTCTTTTACCTGCCGGCCATGTCGCTGCAGCGTATTGCCCGTTTCAGGATTTCTAACAACACCGAATCCCCCTGGAACCGTGCCGGTGTCATTGTACTCAAAATGGACCTGGCGAATGTCTTCCTGCGTGGTTTTCTGGACCCGGTGGACCTTGTTTATGACCTGCGCACTAAACGACTGGTGGAGATACATGGCAAGAGCCTTCTGCAGAGAAGGGTAAATGGAAAAATCGAGAATCCCGTGGTGGATATCTACTACCGCTACAGCAACTGAGGTGACAGGGGCCGAGTCCCCATATCAATAAAAGGAATAAATGATGGAATCAGTGTGGAATTTCATTAAGGAAAATGTCTGGTTTATTCTTTTTTTTGTCTGGGGCCTGCCCCTGGGAATATACCGGAGCAAATTCAGGAAGATTGTATATCAGACCGACAGCTGGACTATCAATATCCTCCCTTATTTCTGGAAGGAAACGAAGGCCCTGGTGGGCACCATGTATCCCGAGAACCGGGAGTATATAAAGTTCAGGAATTTCTACAGGCTATACCTGGGTATATACGCGGTGCTCTTCGCCTTATGGTGCTTTTTGTATTAAGCCGAGCACCACGGGATGAATGATGTGTATTGGTGTACAAGATTGCCCAATGAACATTGACCTGACGGCACCGGCAGAACCGCTTCCGGTTGATGACAGATGAAAAAGGAGAAACATAATGAAAAAGTATGATATACAGTCATATGCCGGAACTGTCATCGCGGTACTTGTCGCTGTCGGCATTGCACTTGCCGGCAGTCAGGATAGCGTGGCGGTATTCGGAGGTCTCCCTCTCTTTGCCCTCTGCATCGCAATTGCCTTCGCCATTCAGTGGGTCGTCTATGTCCCGTCCTATATCGCAAGAACCGAGAAATTCTATGACCTGACCGGCTCTTTCACCTATACGGCCGTTATTCTCATCGCGCTCCTTATGACGGGTCGCTTTGATATTCGGTCCCTGGTTCTCACGGGGCTGGTGCTTGTATGGACATTCCGCCTTGGATTTTTCCTTTTCAGGCGTATCATAAGGGCCGGTGAAGACACCCGTTTCAGGGAGATCAAGGGCTCGGCAAGCCGCTTTCTCATGACCTGGACGATACAGGGATTATGGGTGAGTTTTACCGCGGCGGCGGCCCTGGCGGCGATTACCGCACCGCACGACGTGGAGTTCGGGATCGTTGGAATTATCGGTTTGAGTGTGTGGATTGTGGGCTTCGCCTTCGAGTCGATCGCGGACTACCAGAAAAGCAGGTTTACCGCGGCTCCGGGGAACAGTGGGAAATTCATCAATAAAGGGCTCTGGTCCATATCCAGACATCCTAACTATTTTGGAGAAATAGTGATATGGATCGGCATCGCCATAATCGCCTTTCCGACCCTCGAGGGCTGGAGACTGGTCACCCTGATTTCTCCCGTCTTTGTAGCCATACTGATTACCCAGATCAGCGGGGTTCCCTTGCTTGAAAAATATGCCGATAAGCAATGGGGCGGACAGGATGATTACCAGGAATACAAGAGGACCACTCCCGTACTGATTCCGAAACTGCCGTTTATGTAGGAGGGATGATGCGATGAAAAAAATTATGGTTATTCTGGCGGGCTCCGTCCTTTTCTTGTCATGCTCTTCGGCTCCGACTATTGAAACCGTTGAGAAGGTTGATATTAATAGGTTCATGGGCAAGTGGTATGTTTTCAGCAACATCCCGACCTTTATTGAAAAGGGTGCCCATAATGCCGTTGAGTCGTATCGGCTTGAGAAAGATGGCTCGATTGCCACGACCTTCACCTTCCATAAGGGAGGATTCGACGGGCCCATGAAGACCTATAAACCGCGTGGTTTCATCCGTGATCCACAAAGCAACGCCATCTGGGGAATGCAGTTTATCTGGCCCGTTAAAGCCGAATATCTCATTATTTATCTCAACAATGATTATACTCGCACCGTCATCGGCAGAAGCAAGAGGGATTACGTGTGGATAATGTCACGAACACCGACGATCCCCGAAGATGAGTACGACTCAATTCTGGAATACCTGAGAAAGGTGGGATATGACGTTTCCAGGATACAGAAGGTGCCCCAACGATGGGATGAGTGACGAAAAAGCCATTCCTATTATTTTGAATCCTCCAGTCCCTTCTTGATGACGGACCTCACATGTTCTATAAGCGGTCCCATGTCGTCTCCGGGGAATTTGCTGATATCGACCGGTTCGTGAATCTTCATGGTGATGCGTCCCGGATAGAGATCCAGGGTTCCGGGAGGC is a genomic window of Spirochaetota bacterium containing:
- a CDS encoding IS66 family transposase; the encoded protein is MPARYGSRIKGFIAYLSQYQLIPYERTAELVKDLFGIRISTGTIYNTNRQAYEAGEKPEEAIKALLKKQPLLHADETGAFRSGSLNWLHVLSNERFTYFGFHAKRGKEAIEEMGIIPTYHGLLMHDFWSSYLSYECDHVFCNAHILRELTAIHEDFGQKWPLEMINLLVRAKKKVDTRSVRLNEVTTNMIEDEYDRILLKGFRCNPQKSEGPPRRGRKKKSKPRNLLERLRDYKVGILGFVRDFSIPFDNNQAERDLRMVKV
- a CDS encoding DUF1295 domain-containing protein; the encoded protein is MKKYDIQSYAGTVIAVLVAVGIALAGSQDSVAVFGGLPLFALCIAIAFAIQWVVYVPSYIARTEKFYDLTGSFTYTAVILIALLMTGRFDIRSLVLTGLVLVWTFRLGFFLFRRIIRAGEDTRFREIKGSASRFLMTWTIQGLWVSFTAAAALAAITAPHDVEFGIVGIIGLSVWIVGFAFESIADYQKSRFTAAPGNSGKFINKGLWSISRHPNYFGEIVIWIGIAIIAFPTLEGWRLVTLISPVFVAILITQISGVPLLEKYADKQWGGQDDYQEYKRTTPVLIPKLPFM
- a CDS encoding lipocalin family protein; the protein is MKKIMVILAGSVLFLSCSSAPTIETVEKVDINRFMGKWYVFSNIPTFIEKGAHNAVESYRLEKDGSIATTFTFHKGGFDGPMKTYKPRGFIRDPQSNAIWGMQFIWPVKAEYLIIYLNNDYTRTVIGRSKRDYVWIMSRTPTIPEDEYDSILEYLRKVGYDVSRIQKVPQRWDE